From Vanessa cardui chromosome 11, ilVanCard2.1, whole genome shotgun sequence, the proteins below share one genomic window:
- the LOC124533862 gene encoding cilia- and flagella-associated protein 299-like produces MAMAEKKNEYPPGVEADRRLLPFETWEDYLDSLIEIADLCNLRSIDSARTIAALGYRANGDTLTEKEFYTRRAVIHSIVYPVVRPYVLVSEGAKIDDPFNRELAVRERANRVGILQSVIFIRHFTKGGFEISGYIDYAHRLISEDWRPFFRANKMLWPRDNDLGYYHWRHGTVRSNISRNYKPIMDPDRGLLFQNRHDHKIIYPDPHQDPGQNTTKQRIYSPRYTQIEIYDHVVRRKS; encoded by the exons ATGGCGATGGCTGAGAAGAAAAATGAATATCCTCCGGGCGTGGAGGCCGACAGACGCCTACTGCCTTTCGAAACCTGGGAAGATTATTTAGACTCACTAATAGAAATTGCCGATCTGTGTAATCTCAGAAGCATCGATTCTGCGAGAACCATAGCTGCTCTTGGTTACAG AGCCAACGGCGATACGTTGACAGAAAAAGAATTCTACACACGTCGCGCTGTCATACACAGCATTGTCTACCCCGTAGTCCGTCCGTACGTGTTGGTCAGCGAGGGGGCTAAAATTGACGATCCTTTCAATCGAGAACTGGCTGTCCGGGAAAGAGCGAACAGAGTTGGAATTTTACAG TCGGTGATTTTCATCCGTCACTTCACCAAAGGCGGTTTTGAAATATCCGGCTACATAGATTACGCGCATCGACTCATATCAGAAGATTGGAGACCGTTTTTCCGAGCGAATAAAATGCTGTGGCCGAGGGATAACGATTTGGGTTACTATCATTGGAGGCACGGTACTGTGAGAAGCAACATTAGCAGAAACTACAAG CCGATTATGGATCCGGATCGAGGTCTCCTGTTTCAGAATCGTCACGATCACAAAATTATATACCCTGATCCCCACCAGGATCCTGGTCAGAACACCACCAAGCAAAGAATATATTCGCCACGTTACACCCAAATAGAAATTTACGATCACGTGGTTAGAAGAAAAAGTTga